A genome region from Lucilia cuprina isolate Lc7/37 chromosome 3, ASM2204524v1, whole genome shotgun sequence includes the following:
- the LOC111675642 gene encoding ubiquitin-like protein 5 encodes MIEITCNDRLGKKVRVKCNPDDTIGDLKKLIAAQTGTKYDKIVLKKWYTIYKDNIKLSDYEIHDGMNLELYYQ; translated from the exons ATGATAGAAATTACTTGTAACGATCGTTTGGGTAAAAAG GTACGCGTGAAATGTAACCCGGATGATACCATTGGTGATCTTAAGAAATTGATTGCTGCCCAAACGGGAacaaaatatgataaaatagttttaaagaaatggTATACCATCTATAAGGATAATATTAAGCTATCGGACT atgAAATTCACGACGGCATGAATTTGGAATTATACTATCAATAA
- the LOC111675640 gene encoding anaphase-promoting complex subunit 15B, whose amino-acid sequence MSMLPFFPSLRPPIANRIWFDSAPINEEAEVLKYEREHHSWLDAMKNAAADLHPLGKVLTMPGLETDDEDANDDSDDSDSHDDEDDDTNDRAIPGLPERSALGLYSPGEEMNLNDDIPIVVGPGSQ is encoded by the exons ATGTCTATGTTGCCATTTTTCCCATCCTTACGGCCTCCTATAGCCAATCGCATATGGTTTGATAGTGCTCCTATTAATGAGGAGGCTGAAGTACTAAAATACGAACGTGAACATCATAGTTgg TTAGATGCCATGAAGAATGCCGCTGCCGATTTACATCCTTTGGGTAAAGTTTTAACAATGCCTGGTCTTGAAACGGATGATGAAGATg ccaACGACGATAGTGATGACTCTGATAGccatgatgatgaagatgatgacaCCAATGATCGAGCAATACCCGGTTTGCCAGAACGTTCTGCTTTAGGCTTATATTCACCAGGGGAGGAAATGAACTTAAATGATGATATACCAATAGTTGTTGGCCCAGGATctcaataa